The DNA region GAGCGCGCCGCTTTCGAGCGCGTGGCGTCCCGCGCGAAGCTCACGCGCTACGGCATGGATTGCTATGCCTATGCCCTGGTGGCCGGTGGGCATGCGGATCTCGTCATCGAGGCCGGGCTCAATGCCTACGACATCCAGGCCCCCATCGCGGTCGTGGAGGCCGCTGGCGGCATCGTCACGGATTGGGAGGGCAGGCCGGCCCATGGCGGCGGGCGCGCCGTTGCCGCGGCCAATGCCACGCTTCACAAGGCCGCCCTCGAGGCGCTGAATGCCCGCTGAGCGGATCATCCGCGGGGCCGCGCGCCTCGTGACGATGGACGGCGACCGGCGCATCCTCGAGGGTGAGGACATCCGCATCAGTGACGGCATTATCGCCGAGATCGGCCCCGGCCTCTCCGCGCCTGACGCTGAGGTGACCGACGCGCGCGGCTGCGTTCTCACGCCGGGCCTCGTGAACACCCACCACCATCTCTACCAGACGCTCACCCGAGCGGTGCCCGCCGCGCAGGACGCAAGCCTCTTCGGCTGGCTCCAGACGCTCTACCCCATCTGGGCGCGCATGGTGCCCGAGGATTTCCATGCCTCCACGCAGATAGGTCTTGCCGAGCTCGCGCTCTCGGGCTGCACGACCTCCTCGGATCACCTCTACCTTTATCCCAACGGCGCGCGGCTCGACGACACCATCCACGCCGCCGCGGAGGTGGGGCTCCGCTTCCATCCCACGCGCGGGTCCATGTCCATCGGCGAAAGCGCGGGCGGACTGCCCCCCGACAGCCTCGTCGAGGACGAGCCCGCCATTCTCGAGGATTGTCAGCGCGTCATCGATACGTTTCACGACCCGGCGCCCGGCGCGCTCTGCCGGGTGGGCGTCGCCCCCTGCTCGCCCTTCTCGGTGAGCCGCGAGCTCATGCGGGACGCGGCCGCCTTGGCGCGGGAGAAAGGCGTGATGCTCCACACGCACCTCGCCGAGAACGACGAGGACATCGCCTATTCGCTGGAGATGTTCGGCTGCCGCCCGGGGCAATATGCCGAAGAGCTCGGCTGGGTGGGGCGCGATGTCTGGCATGCCCATTGTGTGAAGCTCGACGAAGGCGAGATCGCGCTTTTCGCGCGGACGGGGACGGGCGTGGCCCATTGCCCCTGCTCGAATTGCCGGCTGGCCTCAGGCATCGCGCCGGTCCGCGCGATGCGGGATGCGCGCGTGCCCGTGGGGCTCGGCGTCGATGGTTCGGCCTCCAACGACGCGGGATCGCTCGTCGACGAGGCGCGCCAGACGCTGCTATTGCAACGGCTCGTGCACGGGGCGGGTGCCATGGGGCCCATGGAGGCGCTGGAGATCGCCACGCGGGGTGGCGCGGAGGTGCTGGGCCGCGATGACGAGATCGGTCAGCTCGCCGTCGGATACAGGGCCGATATCGCCATCTGGGACGTGAGCGGCGTGGAAAGCGCCGGAAGCTGGGACGTCGCCACGCTCCTTCTCGCGGGGCCGCGCCGGGTGCGGGAGCTCTTCGTGGAGGGCAGGGAGATCGTCCGGTGCGGCGAGATCGTGAGCTTTGATCTCTCCCGGGCACTCAGGGCGCAGGCGCGGAGCCTCGAGAGGCTCATGGGATGAGCGACGCGCTGCTCTCCAACCATT from Pseudomonadota bacterium includes:
- a CDS encoding 8-oxoguanine deaminase; amino-acid sequence: MPAERIIRGAARLVTMDGDRRILEGEDIRISDGIIAEIGPGLSAPDAEVTDARGCVLTPGLVNTHHHLYQTLTRAVPAAQDASLFGWLQTLYPIWARMVPEDFHASTQIGLAELALSGCTTSSDHLYLYPNGARLDDTIHAAAEVGLRFHPTRGSMSIGESAGGLPPDSLVEDEPAILEDCQRVIDTFHDPAPGALCRVGVAPCSPFSVSRELMRDAAALAREKGVMLHTHLAENDEDIAYSLEMFGCRPGQYAEELGWVGRDVWHAHCVKLDEGEIALFARTGTGVAHCPCSNCRLASGIAPVRAMRDARVPVGLGVDGSASNDAGSLVDEARQTLLLQRLVHGAGAMGPMEALEIATRGGAEVLGRDDEIGQLAVGYRADIAIWDVSGVESAGSWDVATLLLAGPRRVRELFVEGREIVRCGEIVSFDLSRALRAQARSLERLMG